The Sulfurospirillum diekertiae genomic sequence CACTATCATCCACACGGTAAATCGAGGAAATTTTACGGTATTGCTTTAAATAGTCATTGATACAAACCAGTTCACTGTGTTTCATACATCTCTTTTTTCATTTTTAATTGGAGTTCTTAGCAGAACTCTTGACACGTTTTTAAAGCAAAACTCTAAAAACTACGTTAACACTAGGTTTTCTTTGGCAGAATGCCAACGCACCTTTGGTGCTTTTGCCTCTTATGAGGCAGAATTTTTTATTAATTTGATCAGTCTAAATATCTCTTTTACACTCTGTTTTACTAGTTTTTCAGCCCTTGATTTTTCCATCGCCTCTTCCAAACTCATGGGGTAGCGCATCACTGAAAAAATGGCATCCACACCCTCATGCTCTTCAAGCTCATCGGCAATGCCACCACCTAAGGCGATGAGGGGCACACCTGCTTTTTTACAGCGCTTGGAGACGCCACTGAGCACTTTGCCCATCAACGATTGTCTATCGATGCGTCCTTCTCCTGTCAACACAAGCGTTGCATTGTTAAGATGGGCATCAAAGCCGATCTGATCTAAAATAATCTCAATGCCAGAGCGAAGGGTCGCATTTAAAAAGGCTTGCATACCGCCACCCATGCCGCCCGCCGCGCCTGAGCCTGCATTCATTGCGACATCTTTGTCTAGTGTATTTTTCAAAACCTGTGTAAAATGTTTCATTCCTGCATCAAGGCGTTCGATCATCGCCTCATCTGCCCCTTTTTGCGCGGCATACACATGCGCTGAACCGCTTGGTCCATACATCACGTTATCGACATCGCACGCGACAATAAATTCACAGGTTTTAAGCTCGGGTAAAACATGGCTTTCATCGATATGATGCACACTCTCCAAAATCGCGCCACCCAAACCAAGCTCTTTACCAGATGCATCCAAAAAGCGATACCCCAGTGCTTGAAGCATTCCAAGGGCGGCATCATTGGTCGCACTACCGCCAATGCCGACAATAAACTTTCGACACCCTTTTTCAATCGCATCTTTGATCTGCTCACCTACGCCAAACGTTGTCGTAAGAAGTGGATTGCGTTTTTCTTTGGGAACGAGCGGAAGCCCACCTGCTTGTGCCATCTCAATGACAGCGGTGGTGCCATCTTCCAAAATGCCATACTGCGCGCTGATCGGATTCATCAATGGGTCATGCACCTTACATGTAACGATCTTGCCTTTCACATTTTGCATCAGCGCTGAGAGCATTCCCTCGCCGCCATCGGCAATATAACACGAATGCACATCCGCCTCGGTATAAACTTCTTTAATACCCTCTTCTATCCACGCGGAGAGCTCCTGAGAACTCGCACATCCTTTAAATGAATCAATTGCTAAAACCACTTTCATCGATATTTCTGCTCCAATGCTAATAAATATTCTTTACGCCACAATCCTCCACCATACCCTCCAATGCCGCCATCTTTGGCGATCACACGGTGGCAGGGAATCACAATGGCAATTCTGTTTTTGCCATTGGCATTTGCAACTGCGCGTGTGGCTTTGGGATGCTTGAGCAGTTCGGCTTCACGGCTGTACGAAATGGTCTCGCCGTAAGGAATGTTTTGAAGTGTTTTCCAAACACTCTCTTGAAACGGTGTCCCTTTAGGATGCAAAGGCACGCTAAATGTTTTGAGTTTACCTGAAAAGTACGCTTCCAACTCATGTTTTAAAAGCTCAATGTGAGGGTTTGAGTCTTTCATAATCTCGCCATTGTCATCAAAATCAAGCCCGCAAATGCCTTTCGCATCTGCGCTGATCAACAACAATCCCACCGGTGAAGAAAAAGTGCAGTGTACCATGCTAGCTCCTTAGTGCTTTGCGCATACAGACGCTATTTTCCATCCCCACATAAGGTCCATAATTGGGAATGACCGCATACCCCATTTTGGCATAAAGCGCTATCGCTTCGGGCTGCCCCTTTCCTGTTTCCAAACGCGCTTCACAAAACCCAAGTTCGCTTGCCCACGCTTCTAATTCACCTAAGATACGCGAAGAAAATCCACGTCTGCGATGTGCAGGCTGTACAAACATGCGTTTGATCTCAACCGTTGTCTCATCAATCTTTTTAAAACATCCGCAGGCAACGGGAATATCCTCTTCATAACCGATTAATGCTGTCTCTATTGGGTCAATCACATTGTGTTTGTCATACAGCGCTTGCTCTTTGCCATAACGTGCATTCAGCTCTAAATCCAATGCATGCGTCAGGGCGCAAAAATCTTCATGCATGTTGGTTGTTTTACATGTAAACATTAAGAAACCTTGGATGATTTCTTATTATTATACCCTCTTTGCATAATTTTTGAGCAACCAAGCGGTGACAAAAAGTGGTATCATTTTCAATCAAGGAGTAGCGTATGGCACATCTTTTCACGTATGGATCATTAATGTTTGAAGACGTCTGGAATAGACTCATCAAAGGAAATTATCTCTCACAACAAGCAAGCTTGGCAGGCTATGCAAGACGTTCTGTCAAAGGAGATGAATACCCCGTTATTTTTAAAGCCAATGAACTTGTGGAAGGAGTCGTTTATTACGATATCAATGAAGAAGACATGGCTATTTTAGATGCATTTGAGGGTGAGTATTATGAACGCACGGAAGTAGAACTCCTAGTCAAAAATGAGCCCATTCAAGCCTGTGTGTATGTTTTAAAAGAGAAGCATTTTGATATTATCGACCCCAAACCTTGGAGCGAAGCACTTTTTGCAACCGAGGGTATTAAACGCTTTTTAGCACACTACAAAGGGTTCGCATAGTCCATTCCATGAGATTACGATTTTGAGCATTTTGGGTAAAATTTTTGTACAATAAAGCATTCTTACATGTAAAGGTAAATAATGCTGAGTTTGAACGAGTTTGAATTTGCCAAAGCCTTAAGCCACGAAGAATTTGAATATCTTATGCGCCATGCAAAACGCGTTTCCATCCCTAAAAATACCATACTTTTTTATCAAGAAGATATTTGTAAAGATATTTTGCTTTTAGGCAAAGGCGAAATAGAACTTTATATGTATGGCGAAAACGATAAAAAAATCCCTTTGTATGCACTCAAAGAGGGAGAACAATGCGTCATTAACACTTCAAGCACGATCTCTCAAACACCCGCCATTGGCACAGCACAAAGCTTGAGCGATGTTGAAGGGTGGATGGTCAGTGAAGAGGTCGTTAAGCATCTAATGCACCAATCCCCTACGTACCTCAACTATGTTTTTTCACTCTTTACGATCAAACTTGATGCGCTTGCGACACTTATTCAAGACATAAAATTTAAAAAACTCGATAGCCGCATTCTTGAATGGCTCAGAACACATCATTCAAACCTTGTACAAGCGACCCATGAAGAGATTGCAGAGGCATTAGGGACGTCACGTGTTGTGGTAAGTCGCGTACTTAAAGACCTCGAAAAACAAAATCTCATTCGCCTCCATCGTAAAGAAATAGAAATTTTGTCATAGATTTGTAACGTATGTTACTGACAAATAAAGCTTTTTTGTTTTATAATAACCAAAATCAAAATAAAGGATTTAACATGAAATGCAATGTAGGAAAAACAGACAAGATGATTCGCGCGATTGCAGGTATTGCTGTCATTATTGTAGGAGTGATCTATAGCAGTTGGTTTGGGTTAATTGGTGTCGTTTTATTAGGAACAGCACTGATTCGCTTTTGCCCAGCGTACCTTCCATTTTCTATCGATACCTCAAAAAATGATGATTCAAGCTCATGCGGTAGCGGTGGTTGTGGTTGCGGTAGATAATCATTTCTAGCACTTTATAGACACATATTTCTTTCATAGAAGGGCTACCACCAAGGTAACTCTTCTCCTCTTTTTTTTTCTTAAACCTTTTTTTGCTAAAATATTCCTATTTTACATGTAAACAAAAGGCGTATCATGGGACAAACTATCACTGAAAAGATTTTTAGCGACCACGTGGGTCATGCGGTCAAAGCAGGCGAGATTATTAAAAGTAAGATCGATATGGTTATCGGCAACGACATTACCACACCTATTTCGATTCGTGCATTTGAGCAAAGTGGTGCGACCAAGCTTGCAAACCCAGATGGTTTTAGCATCGTCATGGATCACTACATTCCTGCCAAAGATATTGCCAGTGCCAATCAAGCCAAAATCAGCCGTGAATTTGCGTACAAACATGACCTTAAACACTATTTTGATGAAAAAGATATGGGTATTGAACATGCGCTTTTACCCGAAAAAGGGCTGGTGGTTCCAGGCGATGTCATCATTGGTGCAGATTCACACACCTGTACGCATGGAGCACTTGGCGCTTTTGCAACGGGTATGGGCTCTACTGACCTTGCGTTTGCGATGATCACTGGTGAAAACTGGTTTAAAGTACCCGAATCCATCAAAGTGGTCTTTAGCGGAAAACCCAAACCTTATGTCTATGGGAAAGACCTTATCCTTGAAGTCATTCGTATTTTAGGTGTCGATGGTGCATTGTACCGTACCCTTGAATTTACAGGTGACACGATTGGTTATTTGAGCATGGATGATCGTTTTTCACTGTGCAATATGGCAATCGAAGCGGGTGCCAAAAGTGGTATCGTCGCAGTTGATGACATTACCAAAGCATTTTTGAAAGACAAAAATCTTGCACGTGAGCCAAAATTCTTTTACTCAGACAATGATGCTACCTATATACAAGAGCTTCACATCGACGTGGCAAATCTTGATCCTGTGATTGCGTATCCATTTTTACCATCAAACGGCAAATCCATCAATGAAGCCGTCAAAGATGATCTAAGCATCGATCAAGTCTTTATCGGCAGTTGTACCAACGGTCGTTTGGAAGATTTACGCATCGCTGCAAAGATTCTTAAAGGTCGCAAAGTCGCACGTAAAACACGCCTTATCATCACACCAGCAACACAGAAAATCTCCTTGCAAGCGCAAAAAGAGGGTTTGGTTGAGATTTTTATTGAAGCAGGAGCGGTCTTTAGTAACCCAACCTGTGGTGCGTGTTTAGGGGGCTACATGGGAATTTTGGGCGAAGGCGAGCGTTGTGTTTCCACCACCAACCGTAACTTTGTAGGACGTATGGGCGCTCGTACCAGTGAGATTTATCTTGCTAACTCTGCTGTAGCAGCTGCAAGTGCGATTATGGGCAAAATTACCGATCCAAGAACTCTTTAATGCTTTTTATCCCACTGCCTTTAGTCATTGTCGCTGGGGGGAAAAGTTCACGTATGGGAAGCGATAAAGCCTTGCTTCCCTTTGGTGATTTTAAAACACTGACTGAGTACCAACTAAATAGGCTCAAACCCTATTTCCCCAGTTTACATATCAGCGCAAAGAACAGTGCAAAATTTCAGTTTGAAGCCTCTTTTATTGAAGACATTAGCAGTTATAGTGAGCATTCGCCACTTATTGCGCTCCTCTCTATTTTAGAACACTTCCAAACACCAGTATGTATCCTCAGTGTTGATACCCCTTTTGTAACACCGGAAGTCTTTGAAAAACTTTATAAGCAACTAGATCATCATGATGCCGTTATTGCTACTTCACCGTGTTCGTCACACCAACTCTGTGCGATCTATGCACCTTCCATAACAGAAAAGATTCGCGAATTACTCTCACACAATGAGCACAAAATACGCCTTGTATTGCAGCAAAGCAATACCCACTATGTGCCTTTCGAAGATGATACGTTGTTTCTAAATCTTAACTATCCC encodes the following:
- a CDS encoding glycerate kinase family protein gives rise to the protein MKVVLAIDSFKGCASSQELSAWIEEGIKEVYTEADVHSCYIADGGEGMLSALMQNVKGKIVTCKVHDPLMNPISAQYGILEDGTTAVIEMAQAGGLPLVPKEKRNPLLTTTFGVGEQIKDAIEKGCRKFIVGIGGSATNDAALGMLQALGYRFLDASGKELGLGGAILESVHHIDESHVLPELKTCEFIVACDVDNVMYGPSGSAHVYAAQKGADEAMIERLDAGMKHFTQVLKNTLDKDVAMNAGSGAAGGMGGGMQAFLNATLRSGIEIILDQIGFDAHLNNATLVLTGEGRIDRQSLMGKVLSGVSKRCKKAGVPLIALGGGIADELEEHEGVDAIFSVMRYPMSLEEAMEKSRAEKLVKQSVKEIFRLIKLIKNSAS
- a CDS encoding methylated-DNA--[protein]-cysteine S-methyltransferase gives rise to the protein MVHCTFSSPVGLLLISADAKGICGLDFDDNGEIMKDSNPHIELLKHELEAYFSGKLKTFSVPLHPKGTPFQESVWKTLQNIPYGETISYSREAELLKHPKATRAVANANGKNRIAIVIPCHRVIAKDGGIGGYGGGLWRKEYLLALEQKYR
- a CDS encoding GNAT family N-acetyltransferase, which gives rise to MFTCKTTNMHEDFCALTHALDLELNARYGKEQALYDKHNVIDPIETALIGYEEDIPVACGCFKKIDETTVEIKRMFVQPAHRRRGFSSRILGELEAWASELGFCEARLETGKGQPEAIALYAKMGYAVIPNYGPYVGMENSVCMRKALRS
- a CDS encoding gamma-glutamylcyclotransferase family protein, translated to MAHLFTYGSLMFEDVWNRLIKGNYLSQQASLAGYARRSVKGDEYPVIFKANELVEGVVYYDINEEDMAILDAFEGEYYERTEVELLVKNEPIQACVYVLKEKHFDIIDPKPWSEALFATEGIKRFLAHYKGFA
- a CDS encoding Crp/Fnr family transcriptional regulator; amino-acid sequence: MLSLNEFEFAKALSHEEFEYLMRHAKRVSIPKNTILFYQEDICKDILLLGKGEIELYMYGENDKKIPLYALKEGEQCVINTSSTISQTPAIGTAQSLSDVEGWMVSEEVVKHLMHQSPTYLNYVFSLFTIKLDALATLIQDIKFKKLDSRILEWLRTHHSNLVQATHEEIAEALGTSRVVVSRVLKDLEKQNLIRLHRKEIEILS
- a CDS encoding YgaP family membrane protein, giving the protein MKCNVGKTDKMIRAIAGIAVIIVGVIYSSWFGLIGVVLLGTALIRFCPAYLPFSIDTSKNDDSSSCGSGGCGCGR
- the leuC gene encoding 3-isopropylmalate dehydratase large subunit — protein: MGQTITEKIFSDHVGHAVKAGEIIKSKIDMVIGNDITTPISIRAFEQSGATKLANPDGFSIVMDHYIPAKDIASANQAKISREFAYKHDLKHYFDEKDMGIEHALLPEKGLVVPGDVIIGADSHTCTHGALGAFATGMGSTDLAFAMITGENWFKVPESIKVVFSGKPKPYVYGKDLILEVIRILGVDGALYRTLEFTGDTIGYLSMDDRFSLCNMAIEAGAKSGIVAVDDITKAFLKDKNLAREPKFFYSDNDATYIQELHIDVANLDPVIAYPFLPSNGKSINEAVKDDLSIDQVFIGSCTNGRLEDLRIAAKILKGRKVARKTRLIITPATQKISLQAQKEGLVEIFIEAGAVFSNPTCGACLGGYMGILGEGERCVSTTNRNFVGRMGARTSEIYLANSAVAAASAIMGKITDPRTL
- the mobA gene encoding molybdenum cofactor guanylyltransferase, which encodes MLFIPLPLVIVAGGKSSRMGSDKALLPFGDFKTLTEYQLNRLKPYFPSLHISAKNSAKFQFEASFIEDISSYSEHSPLIALLSILEHFQTPVCILSVDTPFVTPEVFEKLYKQLDHHDAVIATSPCSSHQLCAIYAPSITEKIRELLSHNEHKIRLVLQQSNTHYVPFEDDTLFLNLNYPEEYNKAQELL